In Ammospiza caudacuta isolate bAmmCau1 chromosome 2, bAmmCau1.pri, whole genome shotgun sequence, a genomic segment contains:
- the LOC131572292 gene encoding uncharacterized protein LOC131572292 isoform X1, with translation MWLLTSLLCLSLLLAHGYQKEIIGIMGENFTFPVQIDQKIMEIVWKKNKHKVAEWEYENKPTYYGRLGSRSVLMKNGSLTIVNLEKDDAGTYELVYWNSVEEHSLNFELVVLDSLPKPEINCSTSDDELVLNCTANFQASLNYTWELSNNPHRYRNQELSVPLKNVDITSNATCIIKYSQTERSSEISLIQCLPEEKGVKHGNSLIFLVIVPITLIVILGFLCWKGIIKPGRRTAQNNSPVNGSGKHEQLNPCNSQQQSNSERDRALDGNEEALKDKLIVENGVNQEEVPQDAEGENGGHPDNSSSCTKGDLKA, from the exons CACATGGCTaccaaaaagaaataattggCATCATGGGAgaaaattttacttttccaGTACAAATAGAccaaaaaataatggaaattgtctggaagaaaaacaagcaTAAAGTGGCTGAATGGGAAtatgaaaacaaaccaacatATTATGGTCGTCTTGGCAGTAGGAGTGTACTTATGAAGAATGGATCCTTGACTATAGTTAACTTGGAGAAGGATGACGCTGGCACATATGAGTTAGTGTACTGGAATTCTGTGGAAGAACACAGCTTAAACTTCGAACTTGTTGTGTTAG ATTCTCTTCCAAAACCTGAAATAAATTGCAGCACCAGTGATGATGAACTTGTATTAAACTGTACAGCAAATTTTCAGGCATCTCTGAATTACACTTGGGAGCTCAGTAACAATCCACACAGATATCGGAACCAGGAGCTTTCTGTCCCTTTGAAGAATGTTGATATTACCTCCAATGCTACATGTATCATTAAATATTCACAAACAGAAAGGAGCTCTGAAATCTCTTTGATTCAATGCCTTCCAGAAGAAAAAG GTGTTAAACATGGAAATAGTCTTATTTTCCTCGTTATTGTACCTATTACCCTAATTGTAATCCTAGGATTCCTGTGTTGGAAAG GTATAATTAAACCTGGAAGAAGGACTGCTCAGAATAATAGTCCAGTGAATGGCTCAG GAAAGCATGAGCAACTTAACCCTTGTAACAGTCAACAACAATCTAACTCAGAGAGAG ACAGAGCATTGGATGGGAATGAGGAGGCCCTGAAAGACAAGCTGATAGTTGAGAATGGTGTAAATCAGGAAG AAGTACCCCAGGATGCAGAAGGTGAAAATGGGGGGCACCCAGACAACTCCTCCAGTTGCACTAAAGGAG ATCTTAAAGCATAA
- the LOC131572292 gene encoding uncharacterized protein LOC131572292 isoform X2 has product MWLLTSLLCLSLLLAHGYQKEIIGIMGENFTFPVQIDQKIMEIVWKKNKHKVAEWEYENKPTYYGRLGSRSVLMKNGSLTIVNLEKDDAGTYELVYWNSVEEHSLNFELVVLDSLPKPEINCSTSDDELVLNCTANFQASLNYTWELSNNPHRYRNQELSVPLKNVDITSNATCIIKYSQTERSSEISLIQCLPEEKGVKHGNSLIFLVIVPITLIVILGFLCWKGIIKPGRRTAQNNSPVNGSGKHEQLNPCNSQQQSNSERGSELLNWFSKWAHAESKSHLRSNIG; this is encoded by the exons CACATGGCTaccaaaaagaaataattggCATCATGGGAgaaaattttacttttccaGTACAAATAGAccaaaaaataatggaaattgtctggaagaaaaacaagcaTAAAGTGGCTGAATGGGAAtatgaaaacaaaccaacatATTATGGTCGTCTTGGCAGTAGGAGTGTACTTATGAAGAATGGATCCTTGACTATAGTTAACTTGGAGAAGGATGACGCTGGCACATATGAGTTAGTGTACTGGAATTCTGTGGAAGAACACAGCTTAAACTTCGAACTTGTTGTGTTAG ATTCTCTTCCAAAACCTGAAATAAATTGCAGCACCAGTGATGATGAACTTGTATTAAACTGTACAGCAAATTTTCAGGCATCTCTGAATTACACTTGGGAGCTCAGTAACAATCCACACAGATATCGGAACCAGGAGCTTTCTGTCCCTTTGAAGAATGTTGATATTACCTCCAATGCTACATGTATCATTAAATATTCACAAACAGAAAGGAGCTCTGAAATCTCTTTGATTCAATGCCTTCCAGAAGAAAAAG GTGTTAAACATGGAAATAGTCTTATTTTCCTCGTTATTGTACCTATTACCCTAATTGTAATCCTAGGATTCCTGTGTTGGAAAG GTATAATTAAACCTGGAAGAAGGACTGCTCAGAATAATAGTCCAGTGAATGGCTCAG GAAAGCATGAGCAACTTAACCCTTGTAACAGTCAACAACAATCTAACTCAGAGAGAG GGTCTGAGCTTTTGAATTGGTTTTCAAAGTGGGCGCATGCAGAGTCAAAATCTCACTTGAGATCCAATATTGGATGA